Proteins from a genomic interval of Anolis sagrei isolate rAnoSag1 chromosome 1, rAnoSag1.mat, whole genome shotgun sequence:
- the LOC132783296 gene encoding glutathione S-transferase A4-like, with product MSAKPKLTYFNGRGRMESTRWLLAAAGIEFEEEFVETKEQYEKLCKDGALLFGQLPLVEMDGMNLVQTRAILNYIAGKYNLYGKTLKDRAHIDMYVEGTMDLFQMILMFPFTPPEQKEKQAATIFEKATTRYFPVYEKALKTHGQEFLVGNSLSYADVQLLEAILAMEEIKPDVLAQFPKLQAFKARISNIPTIKKFLQPGSQKKPPADAAYVATVLKVLTIE from the exons ATGTCTGCGAAACCCAAACTTACCTACTTCAATGGCAGAGGACGAATGGAATCTACTCGGTGGTTGTTAGCGGCAGCTGGAATTgag TTTGAAGAAGAATTTGTGGAGACAAAAGAACAATATGAAAAACTATGCAAAG aTGGAGCCTTGCTGTTTGGCCAACTCCCACTAGTGGAGATGGATGGAATGAATCTGGTCCAAACCAGGGCCATTCTCAACTACATAGCAGGGAAATATAACCTCTATGGGAAGACCCTGAAAGACAGAGCTCA CATTGACATGTATGTAGAAGGGACAATGGACTTATTCCAAATGATTTTGATGTTTCCCTTCACCCCACCCGAGCAAAAGGAGAAGCAGGCTGCTACAATCTTCGAGAAGGCCACCACAAGGTACTTCCCAGTGTATGAAAAG GCGCTGAAAACACATGGACAAGAATTTCTTGTTGGAAATAGCCTCAGTTATGCAGATGTACAGCTCCTTGAAGCTATTTTAGCAATGGAAGAGATAAAACCCGATGTCCTTGCACAGTTTCCAAAGTTGCAG GCTTTCAAAGCAAGAATAAGCAATATCCCTACAATTAAGAAGTTCCTGCAGCCTGGAAGCCAAAAGAAACCACCAGCGGATGCTGCCTATGTCGCAACTGTGTTGAAAGTACTTACGATTGAGTAA
- the LOC132783308 gene encoding glutathione S-transferase A4-like: MTGKPRLYYFNGRGRMESIRWLLAAAGVEFEEVFLETRQQYEKLLNDGFLLFQQVPMVEIDGMRLVETRAILNYIAAKHNLYGRDMKERAIIDMYVEGTIDLMAIIRVHFKLSPKEKEENLKLIIERATKRYFPVYEKVLKDHGQPFLLGTQFTWADVQLIEAILMTEEKEPGILSEFPFLQAFKARMCEVPTIKTFLQPGSQRKPPPDEKLLQTANRVFNRK; this comes from the exons ATGACGGGGAAACCCAGACTTTACTATTTCAATGGAAGAGGGAGAATGGAATCTATTCGCTGGCTGTTAGCAGCGGCTGGTGTTGAG tTCGAAGAAGTATTTTTGGAAACAAGACAGCAATATGAAAAACTATTGAATG ATGGATTCCTGCTCTTCCAGCAAGTGCCCATGGTTGAAATTGATGGGATGAGGCTCGTGGAAACCCGGGCCATTCTGAACTACATTGCTGCAAAGCATAACCTTTATGGGAGGGATATGAAGGAGAGAGCAAT AATTGATATGTATGTCGAAGGAACAATTGACCTGATGGCAATAATCAGAGTCCATTTCAAACTATCtccaaaagaaaaggaggaaaacctTAAATTGATCATTGAGCGAGCCACGAAGAGATACTTCCCAGTTTATGAGAAG GTTTTGAAAGACCACGGGCAACCTTTTCTTCTTGGTACCCAGTTCACTTGGGCAGATGTCCAATTGATTGAAGCTATTTTGATGACAGAAGAGAAGGAGCCTGGTATCCTCTCAGAGTTTCCTTTCCTACAG GCCTTTAAAGCAAGGATGTGTGAAGTTCCTACGATTAAGACGTTCCTCCAGCCTGGCAGTCAAAGGAAACCTCCACCTGATGAAAAGTTACTGCAAACAGCAAATAGAGTTTTCAATAGGAAGTAA